Proteins encoded together in one Ipomoea triloba cultivar NCNSP0323 chromosome 4, ASM357664v1 window:
- the LOC116017173 gene encoding lignin-forming anionic peroxidase-like — protein sequence MASNRPCMAFAVLLVYSLILLLSSSKCQGQLSPTFYNKTCPNALNIIRTAVRQAVSRERRMAASLVRLHFHDCFVQGCDASILLDESPTIESEKTALPNLGSARGYDVIEAAKRELEKSCPGIVSCADVLSVAARDASAAVGGPSWTVKLGRRDSTTASHTLAETDLPGPFDNLDKLISSFARKGLNTRDMVALSGAHTLGQAQCFLFRDRIYGNGTDIDAGFASTRRRQCPKDTGNGNLAPLDLVTPNSFDNNYYKNLLQKKGLLQSDQVLFSGGATDSIVSEYARSPRAFQADFASAMIKMSEIQPLTSQNGIIRKVCGALN from the coding sequence atggcgtCTAACAGGCCTTGCATGGCGTTTGCAGTATTATTGGTATACTCCCTCATTTTGCTGCTCTCCTCCTCGAAATGTCAAGGGCAACTCTCCCCTACATTTTACAATAAAACATGTCCCAACGCTCTAAACATCATTCGCACTGCTGTAAGGCAAGCAGTTTCTCGTGAGCGCCGCATGGCCGCCTCCTTGGTTCGTCTCCATTTCCATGATTGCTTTGTTCAGGGTTGCGATGCTTCCATCTTACTGGACGAGTCACCAACCATCGAGAGCGAAAAGACTGCGTTGCCTAACCTTGGCTCTGCTAGGGGTTACGACGTGATAGAGGCTGCCAAGCGTGAGTTGGAGAAATCTTGTCCCGGTATTGTGTCTTGTGCTGATGTATTGTCCGTGGCAGCGCGTGATGCGTCAGCTGCTGTGGGAGGTCCTTCTTGGACAGTGAAGCTAGGAAGAAGAGATTCCACCACGGCTAGCCATACCCTAGCTGAAACTGATCTTCCCGGCCCTTTCGACAATCTGGATAAACTAATATCGAGCTTTGCACGCAAAGGCCTTAATACAAGAGACATGGTTGCCTTGTCTGGTGCACACACTCTCGGCCAAGCTCAATGCTTCCTATTTCGTGATAGAATTTACGGCAATGGTACTGACATTGATGCCGGTTTTGCTAGCACTAGAAGACGCCAATGTCCTAAAGACACCGGAAATGGGAATTTGGCACCGCTTGATTTAGTGACCCCAAATTCTTTCGATAACAACTACTACAAGAACCTATTGCAAAAGAAAGGTCTGCTTCAATCGGATCAAGTTCTATTTAGTGGTGGAGCAACGGACAGTATTGTTTCAGAGTATGCCAGGAGCCCTCGGGCATTCCAAGCAGATTTTGCTTCAGCCATGATTAAAATGTCTGAAATTCAACCCCTCACCAGTCAAAATGGGATCATTAGGAAAGTGTGTGGTGCTTTGAACTAG
- the LOC116017348 gene encoding lignin-forming anionic peroxidase-like has product MASNRPCMAFGVLLVYSLILLLSSSECQGQLSPTFYDKTCPNALNIIRTAVRQAVSRERRMAASLVRLHFHDCFVQGCDASILLDETPTMESEKTALPNLGSARGYDVIEAAKRELEKSCPGIVSCADVLSVAARDASTAVGGPSWTVKLGRRDSTTASHTIAETDLPGPFDNLDKLISSFASKGLNTRDMVALSGAHTLGQAQCFLFRNRIYGNGTDIDAGFASTRRRQCPTDTGNGNLAPLDLVTPNSFDNNYYKNLLQKKGLLQSDQVLFSGGATDSIVSEYARSPRAFQADFASAMIKMSEIQPLTGQNGIIRKVCGALN; this is encoded by the coding sequence atgGCATCTAATAGGCCTTGCATGGCATTTGGAGTATTATTGGTATACTCCCTCATTCTGCTGCTCTCCTCCTCGGAATGCCAAGGGCAGCTCTCCCCTACATTTTACGACAAAACATGCCCCAACGCTCTCAACATCATTCGCACTGCTGTTAGGCAAGCCGTGTCTCGTGAGCGTCGCATGGCCGCTTCCCTGGTTCGTCTCCATTTCCACGATTGTTTTGTCCAAGGTTGCGACGCTTCAATCCTATTGGACGAAACACCGACCATGGAGAGTGAAAAGACGGCGTTGCCTAACCTTGGCTCTGCCAGGGGATACGATGTGATAGAGGCTGCCAAGCGCGAGCTGGAGAAATCTTGTCCGGGTATTGTATCTTGTGCTGATGTATTGTCGGTGGCTGCACGTGATGCCTCTACTGCCGTGGGTGGTCCCTCGTGGACAGTGAAGCTGGGAAGAAGAGATTCCACCACAGCTAGTCATACCATAGCTGAAACCGATCTCCCCGGCCCTTTCGACAATCTGGATAAACTTATATCCAGCTTTGCAAGCAAAGGCCTTAATACAAGAGACATGGTTGCCTTGTCTGGTGCACACACTCTCGGCCAAGCACAATGCTTCCTATTTCGCAATAGAATTTACGGCAACGGTACTGACATTGATGCCGGTTTTGCTAGCACTAGAAGACGGCAATGTCCTACAGACACAGGAAACGGAAATTTGGCACCGCTTGATTTAGTAACCCCAAATTCCTTCGATAACAACTACTACAAGAACCTATTGCAAAAGAAAGGTTTGCTTCAATCGGATCAAGTTCTATTCAGTGGTGGAGCTACAGACAGCATAGTTTCAGAGTATGCAAGGAGCCCTCGGGCATTCCAAGCAGATTTTGCTTCAGCCATGATTAAAATGTCTGAAATTCAACCGCTCACAGGTCAAAATGGTATCATTAGGAAAGTCTGCGGTGCTTTGAACTAA